In the genome of Yersinia enterocolitica, the window TGAACATCACACCGATGGCACCGAAAATAATCCCCAGCACAAGGTAAAGCCATAATGTGTCCAGTGGCACTTCGCTCATTTTACCGACATCAATAACCGCATGTTCACCGTTAAAATAGCGGTAGACGATAGTAGATGTTATCACCCCGACAAATACGGCTTTGATTGACACCAGACTGTAGCGGAACTGAGAGCGCATCTCTTCAATAACGAACAAAATCCCCGCCAGCGGGGCATTGAAGGCCGCAGACAACCCGGCAGCTGCACCTGTTGCCAGCAATGAGTGACGTGCTTCAGGGCTGTGCAGACGAAAGATATCGACAATCATCCGCCCGCTATTACCCCCCATCTGTACCATCGGCCCTTCCCGGCCTAACACCATGCCCGCCCCTAATGTTCCAAGGCCGCCAATAAATTTAACCGGAATAACCCGCCACCAGCGCACTGGCCGCATCTCCTCCATTGCCCCTTCGATTTCAGGAATACCTGAACCACCAGCCTCAGGAGCAAAACGACGCACCAAAAAATAACCTACCATCGCCAGCAACGCCGACATAACGAAAGCCAACGGCCATACCAAAATTGCGTAATCCGCGACTTTGGCCAGCGTTGCCAACCTTTGTTGTTGGATCCAATCGACGCCGCGATCAAAAGCCACAGCCAGCAAACCGGTAACAACCCCGACCACACCAGCCATAATAAGAATAACCAACGGCGTTTTATCACGATTAACCAATGCTCGGATAAAACGACCCCGTTTGAGTTCAGTAACGCCTTCAGCAGGCATTGGTTGCGTTGAATCAGTCATGATTAGTCTATTTATCAATTGAATAATAAGTAATACAAATGAACAGTAGTCTGAGTTTAGACTACATCATCATGATGTGCCTGCTTAAACGTCGATGAAACACTCTGGCTTAGAATGTAAGTTTAGCGATGAAAGTTTCGAATATGCGGCACGTCGCGCAAGCTAGCAGTTAATTATGCCCAATCATTTGATAACCGCGGCCAGTTCTTTAGAATAGGCACCATTGTCTATGGTCATAGCTGATGTTAACAACATTAATTTTATATAACTCACTGTTATTTAATATAATATCATCTCAGCCAATGTCATCAAGCCCAATTCAGGAGCCAGTTTATGAGTAAGTCCGAAAGTCTGTATGCCCAGGCACAGCAGGTGATCCCAGGCGGGGTTAACTCTCCGGTGCGTGCATTCACCGGTGTCGGTGGCGTTCCATTGTTTATTGAACGTGCTGACGGCGCTTATCTATTTGATGTCGATGGTAAAGCTTACATCGATTATGTCGGCTCCTGGGGTCCGATGGTGCTTGGTCACAATCATCCCGCCATTCGTCAGGCCGTAATTGAAGCAGTCGAGCGCGGCCTAAGCTTTGGCGCACCGACAGCGATGGAAGTCAAAATGGCTGAGTTGGTGACAGAATTAGTGCCAACCATGGATATGGTACGGATGGTTAACTCCGGTACCGAAGCCACCATGAGCGCCATTCGTCTAGCCCGAGGTTTCACTGCGCGCGATAAAATCATCAAGTTTGAAGGCTGCTATCACGGCCACGCCGACTGCCTATTAGTAAAAGCAGGCTCTGGCGCATTGACCCTCGGTCAGCCAAACTCTCCGGGGGTACCGGCTGATTTCGCTAAGCACACTCTGACCTGTATTTATAACGATCTCGCCTCTGTACGTGAAGCCTTTGAGCAATACCCACAAGAAATCGCCTGTATCATTGTTGAACCTGTCGCTGGCAATATGAACTGCATACTACCGCAGCCAGAATTCCTACCGGGGCTGCGTGATCTATGTGATGAATTTGGTGCATTGCTGATTATTGATGAGGTCATGACGGGTTTCCGGGTGGCATTAGCCGGGGCGCAGGATTACTACCATGTCATTCCTGACTTAACCTGTCTGGGGAAAATTATCGGTGGTGGTATGCCGGTGGGTGCTTTCGGTGGTCGCCGTGATGTCATGGAGGCACTGGCACCGACTGGACCAGTTTATCAGGCGGGAACTCTCTCCGGGAACCCTATCGCTATGGCGGCGGGTTATGCCTGTTTAACTGAAGTGGCACAGGTAGGTATTCATGAAACCCTGACCGAGTTAACCGATTTACTGGCAACTGGCCTGCTCGATGCAGCACAAGCAGAGAATATCCCGCTGGTGGTTAACCACGTTGGTGGCATGTTTGGTATCTTCTTTAGCAATTCACCAACGGTCACCTGCTATCAGGATGTCATGAATTGTGATGTTGAACGCTTTAAACGTTTCTTCCATTTGATGCTGGCAGAAGGCGTCTATCTGGCCCCTTCTGCGTTTGAAGCCGGTTTTATGTCCGTCGCACATAGCAAAGAGGATATCCAGAGAACCGTCGATGCTGCCCGCCGGTGCTTTGCCAAACTTTAATATCTATAGATACTATAACCACCGCCAAAACGCTGGAGGTGGTTATAAATTAAAGCCCAGAGGTTTAATGCGCTTAATTAATTTAATGCCGATTAACGGTATAAAGTAATTCTGATATTTCTACATACTGTGGAATATCACCACCACTACTACCATTCCAACTTGGCCCCATAGGAAGTGTAGGCATTTTAACTTCAACTGGGTGATAATCTATTATATTACGGGTTACTGGTTGAACAGTATCAATGTGCGTCGTCAGAGAAAAAGTTAATACATCGGAAATGAGTAACACACCAAAGCCTGTCACTATCAGGCCATATATTAACAAGATATTAATCAACACCTTGTCATTAACTCCATGCAGAAAAAACTTACTTTTTTCATGAATTAATTCAGTCATCTTATTTCTCTCCAATTTAATTACCACTAAATAATGAGTAGAATAATCAGACAAACTAATAACTTAAAAATAATTTACATTGCATTATTTAGTTTGATAATATACAGGTAACTATCAAATTGACAATCACAATTAGCGTCTAAGTAACGCGGTGGATTTTCTGCCTGATTCTTTCACACTATCATATAAAAACTCATGAGCAATACTTTATTACTTATTAAATTTAACTGAGTTTAAATACAATTAACAATGCATGTAGTATTTTTATTTATAATAATTTTAAATACAATAATCATTAAATAATATTACTATAAATTAACCCAATATCCTCTATATCATCGACTCATAATTAATAGCTCGATGATATATTTGATAAAAAATCTAACTACAGTTCAGAATCCATATTCAAACGAAGCAGATTATTGACATAATAACCGCTTACCGCCCTTGTTTACGCAATAAATAAACAAAGTAAGGAGCACCAATAAATGTTGCCAACAACCCTGCGGGGATTTGGTTCGGGAACAACAGCATGCGGCCACACCAGTCGGCAAATACCATCAGCAGTCCACCTAAAATAGCCGCGATAAACAGTTGTGGAATGGCTCGGCGAAAGCCCATCATACGCGCCATATGTGGTGCCATCAGCCCGACAAAACTTAAAGGTCCAACTGTCAGGGTAGCCGCGGCAGTTAAGATGGCAGCCAATAACAAAATGGCTAACCGGCTAGGTGCAAGCGCCATACCCAGTGCTCTGGCTGTGACACTGCCCAATGGCAAAATCATTAACCATCTGCGGCACAGTGGCGCTAATGTAATCAGCACCAAAGCAACTAAACCGGTTGTTACTGCCTGTGTTCCATTAACCGAGTAGGTAGAGCCAGAAATCCACGCCAGCAAGCCGCGCATACGTGGGTCGCCACTGGCCAGTAACATAGTGATTACCGTGGTAAAGGCGGTGCTCAGTGCAATCCCTGCTAATAGCATTCTGCCTGGAGAGAACCCGCCACGACCAGCAACCACCAGAATCAACAATAACGTGGCCGCAGCCCCTAAGCTCCCGGCGGGTAGCAACCATAGCAACGCATTACCTGGCACGATAAACATCATGACCACCACCCCGAAAGAAGCACCAGAGCTGATACCCAGAACTTCGGGGCTAGCCATTGGGTTACCCGTCAGTTTTTGGATTAAGGTCCCCGCCACCGCCAGCATCATACCGGCCGATAATGCCGCGAGCACACGTGGCCAGCGCCAATGTAACACTGCCTGAAGTTCATCACCGGTAATCCAACTCCAGCCCTGATTGTCGCGGCCGAGCATAAGCGCTACCGTCAACCCAGCCAGCAGTAACAGCAAACCAACACTTATCCATAATCCTAAATGCTGTCGTTCAGCAGGAACATTATCGCCAAAATCCATATTGGGTGCGGTCGCACTGTGTAAACGTGGTAGTAGCCACAACAGTAGTGGTGCACCAATCAAGGCGGTCGCCGCACCGGTAGGGATCTCCCGCCAGACTTGCGTCAGCCAGATGATGCTCTGATCGGTAACCCAGAGCAGTAACGCCCCGACTACCGGTGCCAGTATCAAGCGCTGAGATAACCGCCGCGCACCAAAAATTTTCGCCAACAGTGGCGCAAATAGACCGATAAACCCAATGACTCCGACTGCATTAACTAACATCGCACTGAAAATAATTGCCACGCCCAGCGCACTCAACCGCGCCAGTGATAACCCCAGTCCTAGATTACGAGCAATGCCATCATCTAGCCCCAATAGGGTTAATGGGCGTATCAGTAAAGCTGCCAATATGCAGGTAATCACTAAGCGTGGCAGAATAAATTGCACCGTACTCCAATCCTGCTGATTCAGTGCGCCACTGCTCCATAAGAACAGCCCCTGCAACTGGTCATAGTTAAATAGTGCCAACAGACCATTAACTGCACCACAGTACAAACCAAGAACCAGGCCAGCCAGAATCAGAGTGACAGGCGAGAGTCGTTTTCCCCAAGCGACACCAAATACCAACGCACCGATGACCATACCACCAGCCATTGCTGCCAGTTGGCGGGTCAATTCGCCACCGGGTAACATCCATAGGGTAGCGACTGTCAGCCCAAGTTGGGCACCCGCCGCGACACCGAGTGTGGCGGGTTCGGCCAATGGATTACGCAGCACTTGCTGGAATAAAACACCGACTAACCCTAACCCAGCACCGGTGAGCAGTGCGACGACCAACCTAGGTAACTGGCTGTAATGGAATAACATCTGGCGCACATCATTGTTGTCTGGCCGCCATAACGCTTCAGCCCATAATGAAACGGGCAATAATTGGCGCAGATTATATAGAGTCAGTGCCACGGCAATTATCAATAACAGCCCAAGTAATCCAATGGGCAGTAACCCGCTCTTGCGTGGATGGGTTGCCATCATGATGCATTACCCCATGCCTGCTCCAAAAGACGCACAAAACGCATGGCAGACAACGTTGAGCCGTAGAACCACACCGGCGGCAATATTCGTAATTGGTTTTGACGCACAAATGACATAGATTGCCACAACGGAGTGCCAGCAACCTGTTGTAACATTTCACGATTACCATGATCGAAGCAGATGGCGCGCCCCTGTTTTATGGTCGCTAAACGTTCAATACCCACAACCGAGCTACCCCAGAGATTGGTTTCTCCCTGCCAGGCATTTTCAATCTTCAATTGGTCCAATACATCTTGGAATAGGCTGCCTTTGCCGATAACCAGCGCATGGCGAGTGTCCAACAGAGTAAACATCAGTAGTGGTGCCTGGCTGGTGTGATAAAGACGTTGACGAGCTACCTGCATAAAGTGGGTAAAGTCAGCAATATGCTGCTCCGCAACCGTTTCTAGCCCTAGCCGTTGGCCCAGCGTGCGCAATGAGTTCCGGCCAACTGCCAGCGGTGAACTGCCCTCTTCATTAAAGGCAAAACTCATCGAGGGAGCGATAGGAGCGAGTTTTTCCGGCGAAGGGCCAAAGCCTTGCGACATCAGGATTAGCGACGGTGCCATTTGCTGTAGCAGTTCCAGGTTAGGTTCAGTACGCTGCCCCACATCAATAACACTGGCAGGCAATTCAGGATCTTCAACCCATAGTCGGTAATTATGGGTGTCAGCCACACCATAAGGTGTAACCCCCAATGCCAACAGTAACTCAGTGGGTAACCACTCTAACGTGACAACTCGATTAGCATCAATCTTGCCGCTATTCTGCGCCCAACTGGGCAATGACAGCAGTAACGGCGATAGTGCTAATGCGGTAAGCAGTCTGCGCCGAGAGTGATCTGGCATCGCGCAATGAGATTCAACCATGGATAAATGTGTTGTCATTAGTACACGAAGCTTACCGGCGCACCACCGGCCGGATGCGGTAATATCCCCATTGGGATACCGTAGATTTGCTCCAATACCTCTCCCTGCATCAGGCTGTCAGCCGGCCCTTGTGCAATCATCTCCCCGCCACGCAATGCCACTAAGTGGTCGCAATAACGGGCGGCCATATTGATATCATGCAACACAGCAATGACCGTCAATCCGCGTTCACGACTGAGATGTTGAATTAACCCTAATACCTCTACCTGGTGCGCAATATCCAGTGCCGAAGTCGGTTCATCGAGCAATAGGCAGCGGCTATTTTGTGCCACCAGCATGGCCAACCAGGCACGCTGCCGTTCACCACCGGATAAACTGTCAACCAACCGGCTAGCCAAGGGTTTTAAATCGACCAATGCAATTGCCTCTTCCACTTGTTGGCGGTCTTCCTGACGAAAACGGCCTAACGCGCCATGCCACGGATAGCGGCCAATCGCCACCAATTCACGTACCGTCATCCCTTCAGCCGCCGGTAACTGTTGTGGCAAATAAGCAACTTCACGGGCAAACGCTTTGCTGTCCCACAGTGCTAATGGCACATCATTGAGTAAGGCTTCGCCACTTGATGGTGGCTGATGGCGACCCAGCATTTTTAATAGTGTTGATTTACCGGAACCATTATGGCCGATAAGTCCGCAGACTTTGCCTTGTGGGAATGTCAGTGACAGTGGCTGTAATAAGGTTCGGCCGGGAACCGAAAAACTCAGCTCACGGAGGATAAAGGTGCTGGATTGGCTTGCCTGTTGGTCCAAGATGGTGCCCTGCGATTAAAAGTTAACGGGTTTAACAATTATTGCGACCCGAACGTTATCGAAAAATAGCGAGAAAGTGAATCGAAACGATAATAATTATCAAAGTGAAATAATTATCAAAGCAGGTAGTTTATGCGTAACCTGCGACGAACTGCAAGCGCTAAGCCAGCCGATTGAGTAGTAAGAAATGAGGGGATAAGGTGCGGAGGCAAAACAGTGGAGCTGTGGAGCATGAATAGACTGGCACGGTCGCGATAACCGTGCCAGTGGGTTAACTGTTACTGGCCGAACATATCTTTTATCCAGCCGGCAACACCGTCGCCTTCGGCTTGTGGTGGCGAAGCGGGCTGAGCCGCCTTACACAACCCCTGTGGGTTTTCAGTCCAGACAGGAATGGTGCGCATACCACCAGCCTCACCACAGACAAAGTTACCCGCCGAATCAATGCTCATCTCGCTAATCCCTTCCGGTGGTTGCAACACCAACGGCAGTGGAGTCTGGTTCTCCAGATAGCGGCGATACAAGGTTAGCGCACCATTAGCTCCGGTCAGTTTTGCCGGGCCGTTATTGTCACGACCAACCCAGGCAATCGCCACTTCCTTACCATCAATACCGGCAAACCAGCTATCACGCAGGTCGTTGGTAGTACCGGTTTTGGCCGCCAGTGTGTATTTGGAGAATTTCACTGACAGCGAACGAGAGGTACCACGGGCCACCCCTTGTTGCATCGCATAAAGTGTCAAATAGGCCGCCTGAGCAGGTACCATACGTTCCGCCTGTGGGAAGCTCTGATACAGCACGGTGCCATCTTCGGCAATAACCGAACGCACCGCCGATAACGGTGCACGGTTACCGCCACTGGCGATAGTCTGATACTCCTGTGCCACTTCAACCGGAGTCAGGTCAATCGCCCCCAGTAACATGGCCGGAACTGGAGTAATAGCGGCTTTCGGGATCCCTAATCGCTGCAACATCGCACTGATTTGATCCAACCCAACCGACATTCCCAGATTCACCGTCGGCAC includes:
- a CDS encoding H(+)/Cl(-) exchange transporter ClcA, producing MTDSTQPMPAEGVTELKRGRFIRALVNRDKTPLVILIMAGVVGVVTGLLAVAFDRGVDWIQQQRLATLAKVADYAILVWPLAFVMSALLAMVGYFLVRRFAPEAGGSGIPEIEGAMEEMRPVRWWRVIPVKFIGGLGTLGAGMVLGREGPMVQMGGNSGRMIVDIFRLHSPEARHSLLATGAAAGLSAAFNAPLAGILFVIEEMRSQFRYSLVSIKAVFVGVITSTIVYRYFNGEHAVIDVGKMSEVPLDTLWLYLVLGIIFGAIGVMFNALIFRTQDMFMRFHGGDWRKLVLLGGLLGGMCGLLALFHGEAVGGGFALIPIATAGNFSIGMLLFIFIARVITTLLCFGSGAPGGIFAPMLALGTILGTAFGLSCAYFFPEYGIEAGTFAIAGMGALFAASVRAPLTGIVLVLEMTDNYQLILPMIVTCLGATLIAQFMGGKPLYSAILARTLQRQEQAASASEQQQPVVENDTQTGR
- the hemL gene encoding glutamate-1-semialdehyde-2,1-aminomutase, whose amino-acid sequence is MSKSESLYAQAQQVIPGGVNSPVRAFTGVGGVPLFIERADGAYLFDVDGKAYIDYVGSWGPMVLGHNHPAIRQAVIEAVERGLSFGAPTAMEVKMAELVTELVPTMDMVRMVNSGTEATMSAIRLARGFTARDKIIKFEGCYHGHADCLLVKAGSGALTLGQPNSPGVPADFAKHTLTCIYNDLASVREAFEQYPQEIACIIVEPVAGNMNCILPQPEFLPGLRDLCDEFGALLIIDEVMTGFRVALAGAQDYYHVIPDLTCLGKIIGGGMPVGAFGGRRDVMEALAPTGPVYQAGTLSGNPIAMAAGYACLTEVAQVGIHETLTELTDLLATGLLDAAQAENIPLVVNHVGGMFGIFFSNSPTVTCYQDVMNCDVERFKRFFHLMLAEGVYLAPSAFEAGFMSVAHSKEDIQRTVDAARRCFAKL
- a CDS encoding nuclease; this translates as MTELIHEKSKFFLHGVNDKVLINILLIYGLIVTGFGVLLISDVLTFSLTTHIDTVQPVTRNIIDYHPVEVKMPTLPMGPSWNGSSGGDIPQYVEISELLYTVNRH
- a CDS encoding Fe(3+)-hydroxamate ABC transporter permease FhuB, producing the protein MMATHPRKSGLLPIGLLGLLLIIAVALTLYNLRQLLPVSLWAEALWRPDNNDVRQMLFHYSQLPRLVVALLTGAGLGLVGVLFQQVLRNPLAEPATLGVAAGAQLGLTVATLWMLPGGELTRQLAAMAGGMVIGALVFGVAWGKRLSPVTLILAGLVLGLYCGAVNGLLALFNYDQLQGLFLWSSGALNQQDWSTVQFILPRLVITCILAALLIRPLTLLGLDDGIARNLGLGLSLARLSALGVAIIFSAMLVNAVGVIGFIGLFAPLLAKIFGARRLSQRLILAPVVGALLLWVTDQSIIWLTQVWREIPTGAATALIGAPLLLWLLPRLHSATAPNMDFGDNVPAERQHLGLWISVGLLLLLAGLTVALMLGRDNQGWSWITGDELQAVLHWRWPRVLAALSAGMMLAVAGTLIQKLTGNPMASPEVLGISSGASFGVVVMMFIVPGNALLWLLPAGSLGAAATLLLILVVAGRGGFSPGRMLLAGIALSTAFTTVITMLLASGDPRMRGLLAWISGSTYSVNGTQAVTTGLVALVLITLAPLCRRWLMILPLGSVTARALGMALAPSRLAILLLAAILTAAATLTVGPLSFVGLMAPHMARMMGFRRAIPQLFIAAILGGLLMVFADWCGRMLLFPNQIPAGLLATFIGAPYFVYLLRKQGR
- a CDS encoding iron-hydroxamate transporter substrate-binding subunit is translated as MTTHLSMVESHCAMPDHSRRRLLTALALSPLLLSLPSWAQNSGKIDANRVVTLEWLPTELLLALGVTPYGVADTHNYRLWVEDPELPASVIDVGQRTEPNLELLQQMAPSLILMSQGFGPSPEKLAPIAPSMSFAFNEEGSSPLAVGRNSLRTLGQRLGLETVAEQHIADFTHFMQVARQRLYHTSQAPLLMFTLLDTRHALVIGKGSLFQDVLDQLKIENAWQGETNLWGSSVVGIERLATIKQGRAICFDHGNREMLQQVAGTPLWQSMSFVRQNQLRILPPVWFYGSTLSAMRFVRLLEQAWGNAS
- a CDS encoding iron-hydroxamate transporter ATP-binding subunit (part of the FhuBCD ATP-dependent iron (III) hydroxamate transporter), with product MDQQASQSSTFILRELSFSVPGRTLLQPLSLTFPQGKVCGLIGHNGSGKSTLLKMLGRHQPPSSGEALLNDVPLALWDSKAFAREVAYLPQQLPAAEGMTVRELVAIGRYPWHGALGRFRQEDRQQVEEAIALVDLKPLASRLVDSLSGGERQRAWLAMLVAQNSRCLLLDEPTSALDIAHQVEVLGLIQHLSRERGLTVIAVLHDINMAARYCDHLVALRGGEMIAQGPADSLMQGEVLEQIYGIPMGILPHPAGGAPVSFVY